The proteins below come from a single Papaver somniferum cultivar HN1 chromosome 11, ASM357369v1, whole genome shotgun sequence genomic window:
- the LOC113320589 gene encoding pentatricopeptide repeat-containing protein At4g02750-like isoform X1 encodes MVLLRCRNLPTCSLNHQLIHYFHSLSSSSSLSIHQHPQNDLLRCNSRIRELLRNRRVGEARNMFDEMAQRNSITWNSMITGYFRNGQVEEAKLLFDSFAGKNIRTWTTMVSGYTNNGKLEEARRVFNLMPERNVVSWNAMINGYAKYGDLKSARILFDGMPERDTKSWNTMITGYSHCGLLREARELFEQMQNKDIVSWLVMISGYVRSNDHVEAWNMFSKMHHGGVRPEQSIFVVTLSAITGLNSQTLIKMLQTVAIKTNFERDVKVGTAIMNAYTKTGKLELALDFFKTMSQRNEFTWTTIIGALSKSGRLEDAIAMYNQAPEKNVPTQTALLTAFAQHGKIHEARRIFEEIKNPNEITWNAMVTGYAQSGMLEEAGMIFQSMPVRNIESWATMISGLSQKGQSEEALNLLAELHRSGMVPNHSTFTSSLYACGNIDSLEVGRQIHTLTVKTGCQFNSYVGNALILMYSKCRKMEDVHQVFNTMRVKDIVSWNTMVSVLSHNGKLVDARTAFEKMPQRDIVSWTAMMSGYAQARLGYLAFGLFLDMFASGVNPDQSSLTALLSTCADLGVAKHGKQIHALVFKLGLDFGISIGNALIFMYFKCGCEDGFQVFDEMPDRDVVSWNSIIDGSAENGFGMKAVELFEQMKSEGTRPDQISFVCILCACSHAGFIDKGWAYFNSMNRDYGIMPLEPHYACMVDLLGRAGHLYSAEDFIENMPIEPDSIVWKALLGACRIHQNVELGRRVAEKLFQLEPHNSGIYILLSNIYASLGMWKEVGEVRTLMRDRGVRKEPGFSWIQIKHITSYFVNGDKTHDRAEEIFSTLREFVERLKEYGYVPNTHFVLHDIEEEQKENALLYHSEKLAISYGILNTPDGSSIQIMKNLRICGDCHTFTKLLSKFTEREIIIRDNKRFHHFRDGSCSCGDYWRMPILLEGNKVKQLLMNLDVAEVNQMQNTLTVRKE; translated from the exons ATGGTTTTGTTAAGATGCAGAAACCTGCCAACATGTTCACTGAATCATCAATTGATTCACTACTTTCATTCTCTCTCCTCTTCATCATCTCTGTCGATTCACCAACACCCACAGAACGATCTTTTGCGTTGCAACTCGAGGATCCGAGAGTTATTGAGAAACAGAAGAGTAGGAGAAGCTCGAAATATGTTCGACGAAATGGCTCAACGAAATTCCATTACTTGGAATTCTATGATTACAGGGTATTTTCGAAATGGACAAGTTGAAGAAGCAAAATTACTTTTTGATAGTTTTGCTGGAAAAAACATTAGAACTTGGACAACTATGGTTTCTGGGTACACGAACAATGGTAAACTTGAAGAAGCTCGGCGAGTATTTAATTTGATGCCGGAAAGAAATGTAGTtagttggaatgctatgattaaTGGGTATGCTAAATATGGGGATTTGAAATCAGCtaggattttgtttgatggaatgCCAGAGAGAGATACCAAGTCATGGAATACGATGATAACTGGGTATAGTCATTGTGGTTTGTTGAGAGAAGCTCGTGAGTTATTCGAGCAGATGCAAAATAAGGATATAGTGTCATGGTTGGTGATGATTTCGGGCTACGTTCGTAGTAATGATCATGTTGAAGCATGGAATATGTTTTCGAAGATGCATCATGGTGGTGTGAGACCTGAGCAGTCCATTTTTGTTGTTACCCTTTCGGCTATAACAGGATTGAATAGTCAAACATTGATCAAGATGCTGCAGACAGTAGCTATCAAGACTAATTTTGAGAGAGATGTGAAAGTGGGTACCGCGATAATGAATGCCTATACAAAAACTGGAAAACTAGAGCTGGCTTTGGATTTTTTCAAGACCATGTCTCAAAGAAATGAATTTACTTGGACCACGATCATTGGGGCGTTGTCAAAAAGCGGAAGATTGGAAGATGCTATTGCAATGTACAATCAAGCTCCAGAGAAAAATGTTCCTACTCAAACTGCACTGCTGACTGCATTTGCACAGCATGGGAAAATCCATGAAGCTAGACgtatttttgaagaaataaaaaatccaaATGAGATCACTTGGAACGCAATGGTTACTGGATATGCACAGAGTGGGATGCTTGAAGAGGCAGGTATGATTTTTCAAAGCATGCCTGTTAGGAATATAGAATCTTGGGCAACCATGATTTCTGGGTTGTCACAAAAAGGCCAGAGTGAAGAAGCTTTGAATCTGTTAGCCGAGCTTCATAGATCAGGAATGGTGCCAAATCACTCCACTTTCACTAGCTCTCTTTATGCCTGTGGCAATATTGACTCTCTTGAGGTAGGTAGACAAATCCATACTCTTACTGTTAAAACAGGTTGCCAGTTCAACTCATATGTAGGAAACGCATTGATTTTGATGTATTCTAAGTGCAGAAAAATGGAAGATGTCCATCAGGTTTTCAATACAATGAGAGTTAAAGATATTGTATCTTGGAACACTATGGTATCAGTCCTTTCTCATAATGGCAAGTTGGTTGATGCGCGTACTGCTTTCGAGAAAATGCCCCAACGTGATATTGTTTCTTGGACTGCTATGATGTCTGGATATGCACAAGCAAGACTTGGGTATCTTGCATTCGGTCTCTTTCTTGACATGTTTGCATCAGGAGTTAATCCAGATCAGTCATCTCTAACTGCCCTTCTTAGTACATGTGCGGACTTAGGTGTGGCGAAGCACGGTAAACAAATCCATGCACTAGTATTCAAATTGGGCCTGGATTTTGGAATCTCCATTGGTAATGCTTTGATATTTATGTATTTCAAGTGTGGTTGTGAGGACGGATTTCAAGTGTTTGATGAGATGCCTGATCGAGATGTAGTTTCATGGAATTCCATTATTGATGGTTCTGCTGAAAATGGGTTTGGAATGAAAGCTGTCGAGCTCTTTGAACAAATGAAGTCTGAAGGTACAAGGCCTGACCAGATTAGCTTCGTGTGCATTTTATGTGCCTGTAGTCACGCAGGATTCATCGACAAAGGCTGGGCTTACTTCAATTCCATGAATAGAGATTATGGAATCATGCCACTCGAGCCTCATTATGCATGTATGGTAGATCTTCTTGGCCGAGCTGGGCACCTTTATTCTGCCGAGGACTTCATCGAAAACATGCCTATTGAACCAGACTCCATTGTGTGGAAAGCTCTTCTTGGTGCTTGTAGGATTCATCAAAATGTTGAACTTGGGCGTAGAGTTGCAGAAAAACTATTTCAGTTGGAGCCACATAATTCAGGCATTTATATATTGTTATCGAACATTTATGCATCTTTAGGGATGTGGAAAGAAGTAGGAGAAGTCCGAACCTTGATGAGAGACCGAGGTGTAAGAAAGGAACCAGGATTCAGCTGGATTCAGATCAAGCACATAACCAGTTATTTTGTTAACGGGGATAAGACCCATGATCGGGCAGAAGAGATTTTTTCGACCTTGAGGGAGTTTGTTGAGCGCCTAAAGGAATACGGATATGTTCCTAATACGCATTTTGTTCTTCATGACATTGAAGAGGAGCAGAAGGAAAATGCTCTCTTGTACCACAGTGAGAAACTAGCAATCTCTTATGGTATCTTGAACACGCCAGATGGAAGTTCAATCCAGATTATGAAGAACCTTCGAATTTGTGGTGATTGTCATACTTTTACAAAGTTACTGTCTAAATTTACTGAAAGAGAGATCATTATACGAGATAATAAAAGGTTCCACCATTTTAGAGATGGCTCGTGTTCTTGCGGAGATTATTG GCGGATGCCGATTTTGCTTGAGGGAAACAAGGTCAAGCAATTGTTAATGAACCTAGATGTTGCTGAGGTGAATCAAATGCAGAATACGTTAACTGTCAGAAAAG AATGA
- the LOC113320589 gene encoding pentatricopeptide repeat-containing protein At4g02750-like isoform X2, giving the protein MVLLRCRNLPTCSLNHQLIHYFHSLSSSSSLSIHQHPQNDLLRCNSRIRELLRNRRVGEARNMFDEMAQRNSITWNSMITGYFRNGQVEEAKLLFDSFAGKNIRTWTTMVSGYTNNGKLEEARRVFNLMPERNVVSWNAMINGYAKYGDLKSARILFDGMPERDTKSWNTMITGYSHCGLLREARELFEQMQNKDIVSWLVMISGYVRSNDHVEAWNMFSKMHHGGVRPEQSIFVVTLSAITGLNSQTLIKMLQTVAIKTNFERDVKVGTAIMNAYTKTGKLELALDFFKTMSQRNEFTWTTIIGALSKSGRLEDAIAMYNQAPEKNVPTQTALLTAFAQHGKIHEARRIFEEIKNPNEITWNAMVTGYAQSGMLEEAGMIFQSMPVRNIESWATMISGLSQKGQSEEALNLLAELHRSGMVPNHSTFTSSLYACGNIDSLEVGRQIHTLTVKTGCQFNSYVGNALILMYSKCRKMEDVHQVFNTMRVKDIVSWNTMVSVLSHNGKLVDARTAFEKMPQRDIVSWTAMMSGYAQARLGYLAFGLFLDMFASGVNPDQSSLTALLSTCADLGVAKHGKQIHALVFKLGLDFGISIGNALIFMYFKCGCEDGFQVFDEMPDRDVVSWNSIIDGSAENGFGMKAVELFEQMKSEGTRPDQISFVCILCACSHAGFIDKGWAYFNSMNRDYGIMPLEPHYACMVDLLGRAGHLYSAEDFIENMPIEPDSIVWKALLGACRIHQNVELGRRVAEKLFQLEPHNSGIYILLSNIYASLGMWKEVGEVRTLMRDRGVRKEPGFSWIQIKHITSYFVNGDKTHDRAEEIFSTLREFVERLKEYGYVPNTHFVLHDIEEEQKENALLYHSEKLAISYGILNTPDGSSIQIMKNLRICGDCHTFTKLLSKFTEREIIIRDNKRFHHFRDGSCSCGDYW; this is encoded by the coding sequence ATGGTTTTGTTAAGATGCAGAAACCTGCCAACATGTTCACTGAATCATCAATTGATTCACTACTTTCATTCTCTCTCCTCTTCATCATCTCTGTCGATTCACCAACACCCACAGAACGATCTTTTGCGTTGCAACTCGAGGATCCGAGAGTTATTGAGAAACAGAAGAGTAGGAGAAGCTCGAAATATGTTCGACGAAATGGCTCAACGAAATTCCATTACTTGGAATTCTATGATTACAGGGTATTTTCGAAATGGACAAGTTGAAGAAGCAAAATTACTTTTTGATAGTTTTGCTGGAAAAAACATTAGAACTTGGACAACTATGGTTTCTGGGTACACGAACAATGGTAAACTTGAAGAAGCTCGGCGAGTATTTAATTTGATGCCGGAAAGAAATGTAGTtagttggaatgctatgattaaTGGGTATGCTAAATATGGGGATTTGAAATCAGCtaggattttgtttgatggaatgCCAGAGAGAGATACCAAGTCATGGAATACGATGATAACTGGGTATAGTCATTGTGGTTTGTTGAGAGAAGCTCGTGAGTTATTCGAGCAGATGCAAAATAAGGATATAGTGTCATGGTTGGTGATGATTTCGGGCTACGTTCGTAGTAATGATCATGTTGAAGCATGGAATATGTTTTCGAAGATGCATCATGGTGGTGTGAGACCTGAGCAGTCCATTTTTGTTGTTACCCTTTCGGCTATAACAGGATTGAATAGTCAAACATTGATCAAGATGCTGCAGACAGTAGCTATCAAGACTAATTTTGAGAGAGATGTGAAAGTGGGTACCGCGATAATGAATGCCTATACAAAAACTGGAAAACTAGAGCTGGCTTTGGATTTTTTCAAGACCATGTCTCAAAGAAATGAATTTACTTGGACCACGATCATTGGGGCGTTGTCAAAAAGCGGAAGATTGGAAGATGCTATTGCAATGTACAATCAAGCTCCAGAGAAAAATGTTCCTACTCAAACTGCACTGCTGACTGCATTTGCACAGCATGGGAAAATCCATGAAGCTAGACgtatttttgaagaaataaaaaatccaaATGAGATCACTTGGAACGCAATGGTTACTGGATATGCACAGAGTGGGATGCTTGAAGAGGCAGGTATGATTTTTCAAAGCATGCCTGTTAGGAATATAGAATCTTGGGCAACCATGATTTCTGGGTTGTCACAAAAAGGCCAGAGTGAAGAAGCTTTGAATCTGTTAGCCGAGCTTCATAGATCAGGAATGGTGCCAAATCACTCCACTTTCACTAGCTCTCTTTATGCCTGTGGCAATATTGACTCTCTTGAGGTAGGTAGACAAATCCATACTCTTACTGTTAAAACAGGTTGCCAGTTCAACTCATATGTAGGAAACGCATTGATTTTGATGTATTCTAAGTGCAGAAAAATGGAAGATGTCCATCAGGTTTTCAATACAATGAGAGTTAAAGATATTGTATCTTGGAACACTATGGTATCAGTCCTTTCTCATAATGGCAAGTTGGTTGATGCGCGTACTGCTTTCGAGAAAATGCCCCAACGTGATATTGTTTCTTGGACTGCTATGATGTCTGGATATGCACAAGCAAGACTTGGGTATCTTGCATTCGGTCTCTTTCTTGACATGTTTGCATCAGGAGTTAATCCAGATCAGTCATCTCTAACTGCCCTTCTTAGTACATGTGCGGACTTAGGTGTGGCGAAGCACGGTAAACAAATCCATGCACTAGTATTCAAATTGGGCCTGGATTTTGGAATCTCCATTGGTAATGCTTTGATATTTATGTATTTCAAGTGTGGTTGTGAGGACGGATTTCAAGTGTTTGATGAGATGCCTGATCGAGATGTAGTTTCATGGAATTCCATTATTGATGGTTCTGCTGAAAATGGGTTTGGAATGAAAGCTGTCGAGCTCTTTGAACAAATGAAGTCTGAAGGTACAAGGCCTGACCAGATTAGCTTCGTGTGCATTTTATGTGCCTGTAGTCACGCAGGATTCATCGACAAAGGCTGGGCTTACTTCAATTCCATGAATAGAGATTATGGAATCATGCCACTCGAGCCTCATTATGCATGTATGGTAGATCTTCTTGGCCGAGCTGGGCACCTTTATTCTGCCGAGGACTTCATCGAAAACATGCCTATTGAACCAGACTCCATTGTGTGGAAAGCTCTTCTTGGTGCTTGTAGGATTCATCAAAATGTTGAACTTGGGCGTAGAGTTGCAGAAAAACTATTTCAGTTGGAGCCACATAATTCAGGCATTTATATATTGTTATCGAACATTTATGCATCTTTAGGGATGTGGAAAGAAGTAGGAGAAGTCCGAACCTTGATGAGAGACCGAGGTGTAAGAAAGGAACCAGGATTCAGCTGGATTCAGATCAAGCACATAACCAGTTATTTTGTTAACGGGGATAAGACCCATGATCGGGCAGAAGAGATTTTTTCGACCTTGAGGGAGTTTGTTGAGCGCCTAAAGGAATACGGATATGTTCCTAATACGCATTTTGTTCTTCATGACATTGAAGAGGAGCAGAAGGAAAATGCTCTCTTGTACCACAGTGAGAAACTAGCAATCTCTTATGGTATCTTGAACACGCCAGATGGAAGTTCAATCCAGATTATGAAGAACCTTCGAATTTGTGGTGATTGTCATACTTTTACAAAGTTACTGTCTAAATTTACTGAAAGAGAGATCATTATACGAGATAATAAAAGGTTCCACCATTTTAGAGATGGCTCGTGTTCTTGCGGAGATTATTGGTAA
- the LOC113324022 gene encoding uncharacterized protein LOC113324022, protein MPRLAIGRGRGRGRGQGQGVDPFDYNMMKEEILNEIRVMMGQNNILHEEEDEEEGDSTIEEERENTNPFGRRRREGRIIRRDDSEHWKAGIKVEVPEFYGGLESEEFLSWLNTVEEVLEFKEVPDNKQVQLVATMFRGRANSWWHKLQRSRKGKQKLVSWEKMKKHMRAEYLPHNYISLMYQQLQNLRKGTRSIDEYTKEFYRLLSLNDLSESDEQRVARYVGGLPQQYQDTLNMFDCCSISDAHHRARQVEKQLGRRSSNWGNNVASSQGSNRSTSTSSTINKPNSVSTPNKTPGSYFGGKCNKCGETGNKATDCHKVERVNKALFNENDREVDEWVPEYEEDPEDDAEPNEEVVTGDTGVNFVVRRSFLTPCKDEGDNWLRNNIFQSTCTIEGKVFRLVIDPGSCENIIDEEVVKRFRLETKAHPHPYKLSWLKKGNEVTVNKRCLVSFSIGNKYKDKIWCDITSMDACHLLLGRPWEFDRKISHDGHKNTYSFLWNEVRIVLVPSKDLAYKPSTGQTTNLLTLKQFEDEVEDAGELYVLISKDQQPDESSIPIAVQPLIKEFIDVFPNELPDELPPLRDIQHHIDLVPGSSLPNKAHYRMSPKEHEELRRQVQELLQKGLIRQSLSPCVVPALLIPKKDGTWRMCVDSRAINKITVKNHFPIPRLDDLLDQLCGAKVFRKLDLKSGYHQIRIREGDEWKKAFKTREGLYEWMVMPFGLSNAPSTFMRIMNQILRPFIGTFVVVYFDDILIYSVDMNLHVQHLRKVLSTLHREKLFAAIKKCSFMTDRVVFIAMS, encoded by the coding sequence ATGCCAAGACTAGCAATTGGTCGAGGACGTGGACGAGGCCGTGGTCAAGGCCAGGGAGTTGATCCATTTGATTATAATATGATGAAGGAAGAAATATTGAATGAAATCCGAGTGATGATGGGCCAGAACAATATTCTacatgaagaagaagacgaagaagaaggggATAGTACCATCGAAGAAGAAAGGGAGAATACCAACCCTTTTGGTAGAAGACGCCGTGAAGGTAGGATAATCCGACGTGACGATTCTGAGCACTGGAAGGCCGGAATAAAAGTGGAGGTTCCAGAATTTTATGGTGGTTTAGAATCGGAAGAGTTTCTTTCGTGGTTGAATACAGTTGAGGAAGTATTGGAATTTAAGGAGGTACCAGATAACAAACAAGTTCAGCTGGTAGCAACTATGTTTCGGGGAAGAGCTAATTCGTGGTGGCACAAACTACAACGCTCTCGTAAAGGGAAGCAGAAGCTAGTTTcatgggagaagatgaagaaacatatgaGAGCAGAATATTTACCACACAACTATATCAGCTTGATGTACCAGCAGCTACAAAACCTACGCAAGGGAACACGTTCTATAGACGAGTACACGAAGGAATTTTATCGATTACTTTCTCTTAACGATTTGTCGGAGTCAGATGAGCAAAGAGTCGCACGTTATGTAGGTGGCCTCCCTCAGCAATATCAGGATACACTTAATATGTTTGACTGTTGTTCTATTTCGGATGCACATCACAGGGCAAGGCAGGTAGAGAAACAATTGGGGCGTAGAAGTTCAAACTGGGGTAACAATGTAGCATCTTCCCAAGGAAGTAATCGTAGTACATCAACAAGTAGTACTATTAATAAACCTAATTCGGTGTCGACACCAAATAAAACTCCAGGAAGCTATTTTGGAGGCAAGTGTAATAAGTGCGGTGAGACTGGGAACAAAGCCACTGACTGTCACAAAGTAGAACGTGTGAACAAGGCTCTTTTCAATGAGAACGACCGTGAAGTAGATGAATGGGTACCTGAATATGAAGAGGATCCTGAGGATGATGCTGAACCTAATGAAGAAGTAGTTACAGGAGATACAGGAGTGAACTTTGTAGTAAGAAGAAGTTTTCTCACTCCATGTAAAGATGAGGGCGACAACTGGTTACGTAATAATATATTCCAGTCGACATGCACGATCGAAGGAAAAGTTTTTCGTCTAGTTATTGATCCTGGAAGTTGCGAGAATATTATTGACGAAGAGGTCGTGAAACGGTTCAGGCTAGAAACCAAGGCTCATCCGCATCCATATAAACTTTCTTGGCTTAAGAAAGGGAATGAGGTAACAGTAAACAAACGTTGCTTGGTTTCTTTTTCGATTGGtaacaaatataaagataaaatatggtGTGACATTACTAGTATGGATGCTTGTCACTTGTTGTTGGGTCGTCCATGGGAGTTTGACAGGAAAATTAGTCATGACGGGCATAAAAATACCTACAGCTTTTTATGGAATGAAGTACGTATAGTACTTGTACCCAGCAAAGACTTAGCATATAAACCATCCACTGGACAAACTACCAATCTCTTGACGCTTAAGCagtttgaagatgaagttgaagatGCAGGAGAACTGTATGTGTTGATCAGCAAAGACCAACAACCGGATGAAAGTAGTATCCCTATTGCCGTTCAACCTTTAATTAAGGAATTTATTGATGTTTTCCCTAATGAGTTGCCGGACGAACTACCACCTCTACGGGATATACAACACCATATTGATCTCGTTCCTGGATCAAGCCTGCCAAATAAAGCGCATTATCGAATGAGTCCTAAGGAGCATGAAGAACTTCGTCGTCAAGTGCAAGAGTTGTTACAGAAAGGTTTAATCCGACAGAGCCTAAGTCCTTGTGTAGTACCAGCCTTGCTGATTCCAAAGAAAGATGGAACGTGGAGAATGTGTGTTGACAGTCGAGCCATCAACAAAATCACAGTAAAAAACCATTTTCCAATTCCTAGATTGGATGACTTGTTAGATCAGTTGTGTGGAGCGAAGGTGTTTAGAAAACTCGATTTGAAGAGTGGGTACCATCAGATCAGAATTCGAGAAGGTGATGAGTGGAAGAAAGCTTTTAAAACGCGAGAAGGGTTGTATGAATGGATGGTTATGCCGTTTGGATTGTCGAATGCGCCTAGTACATTCATGCGTATAATGAATCAAATTCTCAGGCCCTTTATCGGTACTTTTGTGGTCGTTTACTTCGATGATATTCTTATCTATAGCGTTGATATGAATTTACATGTTCAACATCTTCGAAAAGTGCTTTCAACTCTGCATCGGGAAAAGTTGTTTGCAGCCATAAAGAAGTGTTCATTCATGACTGACCGAGTTGTATTTATCGCTATGTCGTAA
- the LOC113324020 gene encoding uncharacterized protein LOC113324020: MGDLWNLEVAPAIKIFLWKCAHEILPTNAKTASILHYIDPICKICKSGEETMTHMFLNFPAATDVWHHMFGESHGLFDHQLSFMDCFNTWFQHTTNSENISTYATTCWFIWKARCDLVLQNIKPNYKKTTLSIQQHLCDYNKIQNLAHHALNTQGHISETGLQREETGFHVGIPQQKQDYGKYVDSRGHTGQLGASGSTGGAELAFGWAEEK; encoded by the exons ATGGGAGATCTATGGAATTTGGAAGTTGCACCTGCTATCAAAATATTtctctggaaatgtgctcatgaaatcCTCCCAACTAATGCTAAAACCGCAAGCATTCTTCACTATATTGATCCTATATGCAAGATATGCAAAAGTGGGGAGGAGACAATGACACACATGTTCCTCAATTTCCCAGCTGCTACTGATGTTTGGCATCATATGTTTGGTGAAAGTCATGGTCTGTTTGACCATCAATTATCTTTCATGGATTGTTTCAATACTTGGTTTCAACATACAACTAACAGTGAAAATATCAGCACTTATGCTACTACTtgctggtttatttggaaggctagatgtgatctagttTTGCAAAACATCAAACCCAATTATAAGAAAACCACTCTTAGTATTCAACAACACTTATGTGATTATAACAAAATCCAAAATTTGGCTCATCATGCCCTGAATACTCAGGGGCATATCTCTGAAACTGGTCTTCAAAGAGAAGAAACAGGATTCCATGTTGGGATCCCTCAGCAAAAGCAGGATTATG GCAAATATGTTGATAGCAGAGGACACACAGGCCAATTGGGAGCAAGCGGATCCACAGGAGGAGCAGAACTAGCATTTGGCTGGGCTGAGGAAAAGTAG